From Woronichinia naegeliana WA131, the proteins below share one genomic window:
- a CDS encoding Uma2 family endonuclease: protein MTTSPTYSLFDVVYPESDGLPMAESDATRDYLIYGVEALDRYFQKDPKVYVSGNLFIYYEQGNPKAVVAPDVFVVLGVDKKKRFSYKTWEERDKMPDFILEITSKSTASQDRGIKKGLYSYLGVKEYFQYDPTADYLRPCLQGFRLMEGNYLPILGQLHGDHLSIHSETLGLELRLEADGEMRFYNPKTGEKLLSTGEMEQARVQAEQRADKLAAKLRELGLDPDRL from the coding sequence ATGTTGTTTATCCTGAGAGTGACGGTTTACCGATGGCTGAAAGCGATGCAACCAGGGATTATTTAATTTATGGCGTTGAAGCTCTAGATCGTTATTTTCAGAAAGATCCCAAGGTTTATGTTTCGGGAAATTTATTTATTTATTATGAGCAGGGTAATCCCAAGGCTGTGGTGGCTCCTGATGTATTTGTCGTTTTGGGAGTGGATAAAAAGAAGCGATTTTCCTATAAAACCTGGGAAGAACGAGACAAGATGCCTGATTTTATTTTAGAAATCACTTCCAAAAGTACGGCTAGTCAAGATCGTGGCATCAAGAAAGGCTTATATTCTTATTTGGGAGTTAAAGAATATTTTCAGTATGATCCGACTGCGGACTATCTAAGACCCTGTTTGCAAGGTTTTCGTTTGATGGAAGGGAATTATTTACCGATTTTGGGCCAACTTCATGGCGATCACCTATCAATTCATTCTGAAACCTTAGGTTTGGAGTTACGATTAGAGGCAGATGGTGAAATGCGTTTTTATAATCCTAAAACGGGTGAGAAATTACTGAGTACTGGGGAGATGGAACAAGCCAGGGTACAAGCGGAACAAAGAGCTGACAAGTTGGCGGCTAAGTTACGGGAACTCGGACTTGATCCAGATAGACTTTAA
- a CDS encoding DUF5615 family PIN-like protein has protein sequence MLILLDENLLNKQLKQPFTERGYRVLNVYDLRWQGLKDREILERASSYPFDIFITADKNLPHQQNLSRYSIRVIVLNTRAT, from the coding sequence ATGCTTATCTTGTTAGATGAGAATCTTTTAAATAAACAACTTAAGCAGCCTTTTACAGAACGAGGTTATCGGGTTTTAAATGTCTATGATCTGAGATGGCAAGGTCTTAAGGATAGGGAAATTTTGGAACGAGCTTCAAGTTACCCTTTTGATATTTTTATCACAGCCGACAAAAACTTACCTCATCAACAAAATTTATCAAGATACTCGATTCGAGTCATTGTTTTAAATACCCGTGCAACTTGA
- a CDS encoding dynamin family protein, translated as MDWKSASSYYETRLSDVLNIQHYAVDLAKLPQAEVPSKLTETLIQEAAPANRQLDRLRKREFRIAVVGLEKAGKSTFINAWLECDLLPAKGGRCTFTTTQIYSVKSESKQRLEVQTRTEEQFIHLLKELETVGAKEDLKTIREYETTLQQVRKEGNLVIPFTRLEDIREQLKKYVADEKYAHAVLEARLYTNKLAQAEGIVFYDVPGSDSGLTKHVDEAQQMLSDCDAVIVIQRFRSIREAELEIIKFTEQGDKNITIADKLFVFLSHIDALGSAESLKTHIAEASQDWSKRANLPQNRIVSGSAGAYLILNNLAEEHTQLEIGKASNIQDKLSTLTGIKDDEILRTQGTGIPEIKEKIFNYINTERVTILKKRCETSIDKIINTSEEIYHLVSQRFPENPEEAQRFEEERRRISFSEWWKSQWEYIKADLQKFYETSVINQPLEKVNNESSSSIEKFRERYLQLIESEMNKLREETLRKKEIIFDANSFPDFDKARANYAWRDDLYADIRKLLDQLARQLAAELKDESLKLVDYMSSLLWGSSQVKERLIGYSEDEFLIRLENSLSVLFLRFARPVAEALIRGPVNSDTRTQIVKSLGADVELIDNYYQGDEPAFRVLKKYVKYGSDLLFNRDLRQQVLGVTGIAEEVIGMTIDKVIDLADQLTPPREFVTFEVTNDINAFEEYLRNGIFEAAGFESYCIQELRGLVDLFREKEGTWAGVAQNEWYKENPQLLAELPANLKSQEFNLEVSERLRQLSIALKRNSFGE; from the coding sequence ATGGATTGGAAATCCGCTTCATCCTACTACGAAACACGCCTCAGTGATGTCTTAAACATCCAACATTATGCCGTTGACTTAGCTAAACTTCCCCAAGCTGAAGTTCCCTCTAAATTAACAGAAACTCTTATTCAAGAAGCCGCACCTGCTAACCGCCAACTCGATCGCCTAAGAAAACGAGAATTTCGCATTGCTGTAGTTGGTTTAGAAAAAGCAGGAAAAAGTACCTTTATTAATGCTTGGTTAGAATGTGACTTACTTCCCGCCAAAGGAGGAAGATGTACCTTTACCACCACCCAAATTTATTCCGTTAAAAGTGAATCTAAACAAAGATTAGAAGTGCAAACTCGCACCGAAGAACAGTTTATTCATTTACTTAAAGAATTAGAAACCGTTGGTGCAAAGGAAGACTTAAAAACAATTAGAGAATATGAAACTACCTTACAACAAGTTAGAAAAGAAGGAAATTTAGTTATTCCCTTTACCCGACTCGAAGACATCCGAGAACAACTTAAAAAATACGTTGCTGATGAAAAATATGCCCATGCCGTCTTAGAAGCCAGACTTTATACCAATAAACTTGCCCAAGCAGAAGGAATTGTCTTTTATGATGTTCCTGGTTCAGATTCTGGGTTAACCAAGCACGTTGATGAAGCCCAACAAATGCTCTCAGATTGTGATGCCGTGATCGTGATCCAGCGTTTCCGTAGCATTCGAGAAGCCGAATTAGAAATTATTAAATTTACAGAACAAGGCGATAAAAATATCACTATTGCCGATAAACTATTTGTTTTTTTAAGTCATATTGATGCTCTCGGTAGCGCAGAATCCCTTAAAACCCATATTGCAGAAGCTTCTCAAGATTGGTCAAAACGCGCCAATTTACCACAAAATCGTATTGTTTCAGGTTCAGCAGGAGCTTATTTAATTTTAAACAATCTTGCGGAAGAACATACCCAATTAGAAATTGGAAAAGCTAGTAATATTCAAGATAAATTAAGCACTTTAACTGGTATTAAAGACGATGAAATCCTAAGAACTCAAGGGACAGGTATTCCTGAAATTAAAGAAAAAATCTTCAATTATATTAATACTGAGCGAGTTACGATCCTGAAAAAACGCTGTGAAACTTCTATTGATAAAATCATCAATACCTCAGAAGAAATTTATCATCTTGTTAGTCAAAGATTTCCCGAAAATCCCGAAGAAGCACAACGCTTTGAAGAAGAAAGAAGACGAATTTCTTTTTCAGAGTGGTGGAAAAGTCAATGGGAATATATTAAAGCTGATTTGCAGAAATTTTATGAAACATCAGTGATTAATCAGCCCTTAGAAAAAGTTAATAACGAATCTTCCAGTAGCATTGAGAAATTTAGAGAACGTTATCTACAACTGATAGAAAGTGAAATGAACAAATTAAGAGAAGAAACTTTAAGGAAAAAAGAGATTATTTTTGATGCTAACTCTTTTCCAGACTTTGACAAGGCAAGAGCTAATTACGCTTGGCGAGATGATTTATATGCAGATATAAGAAAATTGTTAGATCAGCTTGCCCGACAATTGGCTGCCGAGTTAAAGGATGAATCCTTAAAATTAGTGGATTATATGTCATCATTATTATGGGGAAGTTCTCAAGTTAAAGAACGACTAATTGGTTATTCAGAAGATGAATTTTTAATCCGTTTAGAAAATAGTTTGAGTGTTTTATTTTTAAGATTTGCTCGTCCAGTTGCCGAAGCCTTAATTCGCGGCCCCGTTAACAGTGATACCCGAACTCAAATTGTTAAATCTCTAGGGGCTGATGTTGAATTGATTGATAATTATTATCAAGGAGATGAACCCGCTTTTAGAGTGTTGAAAAAATACGTTAAATATGGTTCTGATTTGCTCTTTAACCGTGACCTTCGCCAACAAGTGTTAGGCGTAACAGGCATCGCTGAAGAAGTTATCGGGATGACGATAGATAAAGTCATAGATTTAGCTGACCAATTAACTCCACCTAGAGAATTTGTTACCTTTGAAGTCACTAATGATATTAATGCTTTTGAAGAATACTTACGCAATGGTATTTTTGAAGCGGCTGGATTTGAATCCTATTGTATCCAAGAATTAAGAGGTTTAGTAGATCTCTTTCGAGAAAAGGAGGGTACATGGGCTGGCGTAGCACAAAACGAATGGTATAAGGAAAATCCTCAACTTTTAGCCGAATTGCCTGCTAACCTAAAATCCCAAGAATTTAATTTAGAGGTTAGTGAACGCCTACGACAATTATCAATTGCTTTAAAGAGAAACAGTTTTGGTGAGTAG
- a CDS encoding dynamin family protein, which produces MTQKSYEVFQAVENKANLLAVYWDNFKTEIIQHLPESYHAEIDELSSNLEKASEKLIDELRHPTLILATTGTTSSGKSTLVNFLCGADIVPTAVSEMSAGTVTIEYSEERALIIQETQGALWECGKWKGISDEEIYDRLDEVMISYLNAREEQTNLACPQSIIYYPFRLVKDEKILELPKGVAAKLLDLPGLSHVGDEGSLSVIKQCREALCLVTYNSAENNQVTQEKLLSEVVEQVKELKASPARMLFILNRVDEFRKDVKWPRNEDRFFDKMTKSIKAKLMEELGEYVKDTENLAIVKLSTLPALLAVQIEKNKELIQDILGELPSIEDKWSSHDRSRIDVLLKPYEIVDDYFKPLIKNIVKSLPPDPKDLSIKQRSLIAQELRQQSYAQVFEEHLKIHIAEHFPKLVIPQAIERFNVAAGNSIAQWAVQTTTVILNSSEEDYQREIERLSQIKSSLDHFLKVSDANLRKPFEKINQKCEEYLSQQTKADPLSVLTEAITELQFTEPYNDIEEKLIPLYDWRNALGRGVDQILEAVAESLEKGIVTLDHPNFKKASIANVKLLESNLGRLIKLGYSYSTARDGQNVVAKTQEEKDNLNQKNKELNELSIHLSLIIAQVLDKISTQEIHRMYEAVNELFICHLAYLEKGSNSIAENIVIRFPESELNKVKNDLKFDFVKFDSDFKIKEEDYTEERRTWKHWLWIVPKKEERSSENAEIPSTGQILSDWKKQLKKVEPDMLKQVIEWLLAQINDLKKNVDETQSDVLNLYRDRLEKARQEITLDYEQKQNVWKPMQQRAEKLKERFSRLGNFQEEVNPSGN; this is translated from the coding sequence ATGACTCAGAAATCCTATGAAGTTTTCCAAGCAGTGGAGAATAAAGCTAATCTGCTTGCTGTTTATTGGGATAACTTCAAAACAGAAATTATTCAGCATTTACCTGAGTCGTATCATGCTGAGATTGACGAGCTTTCTAGCAATCTAGAGAAAGCATCAGAGAAGTTGATTGATGAGTTGCGCCATCCAACCCTGATTTTAGCGACTACAGGTACAACGAGTAGTGGTAAGAGTACCTTAGTAAATTTTCTGTGTGGTGCTGACATTGTGCCAACAGCCGTGAGTGAAATGAGTGCAGGGACGGTCACGATTGAATATAGCGAAGAGAGGGCTTTGATTATTCAAGAAACACAAGGAGCTTTGTGGGAATGTGGAAAATGGAAAGGTATTAGTGACGAGGAAATTTATGATCGTTTGGATGAAGTAATGATTAGTTATCTTAATGCTAGGGAAGAGCAAACTAATTTAGCTTGTCCACAATCTATCATTTATTATCCTTTTAGATTGGTTAAAGATGAAAAAATTTTAGAATTACCAAAAGGTGTCGCAGCTAAGTTGTTAGATTTGCCTGGGTTATCCCATGTTGGAGATGAAGGAAGTCTTTCGGTTATAAAACAGTGCCGTGAAGCTTTATGCTTAGTGACTTATAATAGTGCAGAAAATAATCAAGTTACGCAAGAAAAGTTATTGTCAGAAGTAGTTGAACAAGTAAAAGAATTAAAAGCGTCTCCCGCTCGAATGCTTTTTATTCTAAATCGAGTTGATGAGTTTAGAAAAGACGTAAAATGGCCGAGGAATGAAGATCGTTTTTTTGATAAAATGACAAAAAGTATTAAAGCCAAATTAATGGAAGAACTAGGAGAATATGTAAAAGATACTGAAAATTTGGCAATTGTTAAACTGAGTACATTGCCAGCTTTGTTGGCTGTACAAATTGAGAAAAACAAAGAATTAATACAAGATATATTGGGAGAATTACCCAGTATTGAAGATAAGTGGTCATCTCATGACAGAAGTAGAATCGATGTACTGCTGAAACCTTATGAAATAGTGGATGATTACTTTAAGCCATTAATCAAAAATATAGTTAAATCTCTACCTCCTGATCCAAAAGATTTGTCTATTAAACAACGGAGTTTAATAGCCCAAGAACTGCGACAACAATCTTATGCACAGGTTTTTGAAGAACACTTAAAAATACATATAGCAGAACATTTTCCTAAGCTAGTTATTCCCCAAGCTATAGAGAGATTTAATGTTGCCGCAGGAAATAGTATTGCACAATGGGCAGTACAAACTACTACAGTTATTCTCAATAGTTCAGAAGAAGATTATCAGCGAGAAATTGAGAGACTTTCACAAATAAAATCATCTCTTGATCATTTTCTAAAAGTTAGTGATGCTAATTTAAGAAAACCTTTTGAAAAAATCAATCAAAAGTGTGAAGAGTATCTTAGTCAGCAAACAAAAGCTGATCCACTCTCTGTGTTAACAGAAGCCATTACAGAACTTCAATTTACCGAACCTTATAACGATATTGAAGAAAAATTAATTCCTCTCTACGATTGGAGAAATGCTTTGGGGAGAGGCGTTGATCAGATTTTGGAAGCAGTAGCAGAATCTTTAGAAAAAGGTATAGTTACTCTAGATCATCCTAATTTTAAAAAAGCTAGTATTGCCAATGTAAAATTGCTAGAGAGTAATCTAGGAAGATTGATTAAGTTAGGCTATAGTTATTCAACTGCACGAGATGGTCAAAATGTGGTTGCAAAAACACAAGAAGAGAAGGATAATCTTAATCAAAAAAACAAAGAATTAAACGAATTATCTATTCATCTTAGTTTGATTATTGCGCAAGTACTGGACAAAATTTCTACTCAAGAGATTCATCGAATGTATGAGGCCGTTAATGAATTATTTATATGTCATCTTGCTTATTTAGAGAAAGGTTCTAATTCTATCGCGGAAAATATTGTGATTAGATTTCCAGAGTCAGAGCTAAACAAAGTTAAAAATGATCTAAAATTTGATTTTGTTAAGTTTGATTCAGATTTTAAAATTAAAGAAGAAGACTACACTGAAGAACGAAGAACTTGGAAGCATTGGTTATGGATCGTTCCTAAAAAGGAAGAACGCTCTAGTGAGAATGCAGAAATTCCAAGCACAGGGCAAATTTTATCCGATTGGAAAAAACAATTAAAAAAAGTTGAACCTGATATGTTAAAACAAGTGATAGAATGGTTACTAGCACAAATTAATGATTTAAAAAAAAATGTAGATGAAACCCAAAGTGATGTTCTTAATCTCTATCGAGATAGATTGGAGAAAGCTAGACAAGAAATTACCTTGGATTACGAGCAAAAGCAAAATGTGTGGAAACCTATGCAACAAAGAGCCGAAAAATTAAAAGAAAGATTTTCTCGACTGGGGAACTTTCAAGAGGAGGTTAATCCAAGTGGGAATTGA